One stretch of Melospiza georgiana isolate bMelGeo1 chromosome 28, bMelGeo1.pri, whole genome shotgun sequence DNA includes these proteins:
- the LOC131094352 gene encoding ras-related protein Rab-18-B-like — translation MEPAGLTLKLLLLGDSGVGKSSLLRRFTDGAFEPRLTPTVGIDFKVKKMVVDGRAVQLAIWDTAGQERFRTVTPSYYRGAQGVVLVYDITRKATFTGLGRWLNELEMYTTPSSTVKMLVGNKTDKPEREVERKEGLQLARKHSLLFIETSAKTQDGVHHAFEELVIKILQTPDLWDKGTGKKGIQLMESSAQQHKGLCGAYCALI, via the exons ATGGAGCCCGCAGGCCTCaccctgaagctgctgctgctcggggACAGCGGCGTGGGCAAGTCCAG cctcCTGCGGAGGTTCACGGACGGCGCCTTCGAGCCGCGCCTCACACCCACCGTCG GTATTGATTTTAAAGTGAAGAAAATGGTGGTGGACGGCCGTGCAGTGCAGCTGGCCATATGG GATACAGCAGGACAGGAGCGTTTCAGAACAGTGACTCCCAGTTACTACAGAGGAGCTCAAGGGGTTGTTTTAG TGTATGATATTACAAGAAAAGCAACTTTCACAGGACTAGGAAGGTGGCTGAACGAGCTGGAGATGTACAccacccccagcagcactgtgaaGATGCTGGTTGGCAATAAAACTGATAAG CCTGAGCGTGAAGTGGAGAGAAAAGAAGGGCTCCAGCTTGCCAGGAAACACTCACTGCTTTTTATAG aGACCAGTGCCAAGACACAGGATGGAGTGCACCATGCCTTTGAGGAGCTGGTCATAAAGATCCTGCAGACTCCAGATCTTTGGGATAAGGGCACAGGGAAAAAGGGAATCCAGCTCATGGAAtcttcagcacagcagcataAAGGGTTATGTGGTGCCTACTGTGCACTTATTTAA
- the DUSP3 gene encoding dual specificity protein phosphatase 3 — translation MGDFQLSVEELNELLSNGSGCYSLPSAHSNEVVPRIHVGNAFIAKNITRLQHLGITHVLNAAEGKSFMHVNTNAEFYEGSGIRYHGIKANDTQEFNLSRYFEEAADFIDKALSQKDGQVLVHCREGYSRSPTLVIAYLMLRRGMDVRSALCAVRQQREIGPNDGFLRQLCQLNERLLKEGKVKP, via the exons ATGGGCGATTTCCAGCTCTCCGTGGAGGAGCTGAACGAGCTCCTGTCTAACGGGAGCGGCTGCTACAGCCTGCCCAGCGCGCACAGCAACGAGGTGGTGCCGCGCATCCACGTGGGGAACGC GTTCATAGCCAAGAACATAACGAGGCTGCAGCATCTGGGGATAACCCATGTTCTGAATGCAGCAGAGGGGAAATCATTCATGCATGTGAACACTAATGCAGAGTTCTATGAAGGCTCAGGCATCAGATACCATGGCATTAAAGCTAATGATACACAGGAATTTAACCTCAGTCGCTACTTTGAGGAGGCAGCTGATTTTATTGACAAAGCCCTTTCCCAGAAGGATG GCCAGGTGCTGGTGCACTGCCGCGAGGGCTACAGCCGCTCGCCCACGCTGGTCATCGCCTACCTGATGCTGCGGCGCGGCATGGACGTGCGCAGCGCGCTCTGCGCCGTGCGCCAGCAGCGCGAGATCGGCCCCAACGACGGCTTCCTccggcagctctgccagctcaaCGAGCGCCTGCTCAAGGAGGGCAAGGTCAAGCCCTAG